The region CAGAGTGGTGCAGTTGGGGCGAATGCCGGTGGTTTAGAAGAGATGGATGCCAAAGAAGCAGCGGTGCAGTTGGGGCACAATGCTCGGCAAGCGGATTCCGAAGCGACGCAGATGTTCAATCCGAACGATTATGCGCAGTGGAATTCGTTTCAGGACTCTACGCGGCAGATGCCGAGTGCCGCACAGTTGCAGGAGCATCAGACTGATAGCTCTCAAACCTATATTTCGACGGTTCCCCCTGTGGAGGAAGCCCAGCCGAAGAAGCGTAAAAAACTATCGAAAATCGTAGTGTTCGCTGTTATCGCCGCCACAGTGTTCATGCTGCTTGCGTCGGTGGGAACCGCTTCCGATATCAGCGTGCCGCTCATTGCGTTATTGGCATTCATACCTGCACTGTTGTCCGTTCTGGGGGTGATCTTCACGCGGAAGAACGGCAAGGTCGGAGGCCGTATCGGGGCATATGTCGCCATCGGTGTCACTGTGGCTGCCGTAGTGGTCATGGGCGGCAGAATGATCGATTACACCGTGCATGCGAAGGCCGAGCATAAGGCTGCAATTGAGGCATCATGCCAGTCGATTACTTGGCCGGATGGGGACTTCGCCAAGAAACTGCCGGCGTTAGCTAATCAGAAAGGCGAGGTTTATAACGATTCATCGGACCATGTTTCCATTGAGTTGTGTAATGCGACGCGATCCTCTTTCGATTCCTATGTAAAGGATGCGAAGAAAATGGGGTTCACCGTTGACTATGACAAATCCGCGGATATCTATACTGCGAAAGATGTTGAGGGCAATGAGATTACGGTCTTCTTCATGGAGGATGAGGAGGATGGAAACACCATGGACATCACGTTGGATGCCCCGAAATCCAAAGATAATTCAAAAGCCCAGGATTCGACAGACGGTCAGCAGACTCAGGAATCGCAGAACCAGCAGCAGTCGCAGAATACGCAGCAACAGGAACAGCAGTCGCAGCAGAACCAGCAAAGCCAGCAATCCGACCCATCGCAGGTCAGTGCTGACTTCAAGGCCTCGATGGACAGCTACGAGCAGTTCTTCGACCAGTACGTCGAATTCATGAAGAAGTACAGAGACTCGGGGGACTCCATCAGCATGCTCGCGGACTACACGAAGATGATGCAGCAATACACCGACACCATGAACAAGTTGAATGCGATTGATCAGAATTCGCTGAGCTCTGCCGATGAGGCGTACTACCTCGAGGTAATGGGGCGCATCACGCAGAAGCTGGCATCCGTCGCATAAGGATTCAAGAAGCTCCGGAGTATCCTAGCGGTGCCCCGGAGCTCTCTTGCGTGTGAATAGAGAGGGTATACGGATACATGGTTTTGGCAGTTCAACAAGGCAGCTTCTCATCATCGCCATTGATGGTTTATCAGTCCATTCGTACGATGCTGGCAACGAGTGCGACATTCATGCTTACCGGTGCGAACGATACGACTATGACGGTGCTGTTCAGCGCATACAACGGCGGCACATTTACGGCTGTGGTATCTCCCCGTGAAAATGGGGCTCTCGTCACGGTGAGCAGCGAGAACGATGACGAGACGCAGTACATGCAGCACGTCAAACAATTCTTCCAAGATGTTGACGCACAGCTGAGTATTCGCGCCGTCGCGCAGAAGAGCGAAGCTGCCAAGCTTGAGCAGAACAAGCAGATGCTGCTTATCGGCATCGTCGCCTGCGTGGTGATATTCGTCATCATCGCTATCGCGTACATGATCTGGGGAGAAAGTTTTCTCGGCCTGATTGAGCTC is a window of Bifidobacterium catenulatum DSM 16992 = JCM 1194 = LMG 11043 DNA encoding:
- a CDS encoding DUF6591 domain-containing protein, which codes for MTFDDENKPKSQDIPNTQVPQASGDEVEPQSGAVGANAGGLEEMDAKEAAVQLGHNARQADSEATQMFNPNDYAQWNSFQDSTRQMPSAAQLQEHQTDSSQTYISTVPPVEEAQPKKRKKLSKIVVFAVIAATVFMLLASVGTASDISVPLIALLAFIPALLSVLGVIFTRKNGKVGGRIGAYVAIGVTVAAVVVMGGRMIDYTVHAKAEHKAAIEASCQSITWPDGDFAKKLPALANQKGEVYNDSSDHVSIELCNATRSSFDSYVKDAKKMGFTVDYDKSADIYTAKDVEGNEITVFFMEDEEDGNTMDITLDAPKSKDNSKAQDSTDGQQTQESQNQQQSQNTQQQEQQSQQNQQSQQSDPSQVSADFKASMDSYEQFFDQYVEFMKKYRDSGDSISMLADYTKMMQQYTDTMNKLNAIDQNSLSSADEAYYLEVMGRITQKLASVA